From a single Vanacampus margaritifer isolate UIUO_Vmar chromosome 15, RoL_Vmar_1.0, whole genome shotgun sequence genomic region:
- the kcnip4a gene encoding Kv channel-interacting protein 4 isoform X4: MDIRRRVLTISARVDAAVSSADSVEDELELSAVRHRPEGLGQLEAQTRFSRKELQILYRGFKNECPSGVVNEETFKDIYAQFFPQGGLCFPLVGVDILFRATAVDSLSLSDASTYAHFLFNAFDTDHNGSVSFEDFVMGLSILLRGTIQEKLNWAFNLYDINKDGYITKEEMLDIMKAIYDMMGKCTYPVLKEETPRQHVEVFFQKMDKNKDGVVTIDEFIDCCQNDENIMRSMHLFENVL, encoded by the exons ACAGCGTTGAAGACGAGTTGGAACTGTCAGCCGTGCGCCACCGGCCCGAAGGTTTGGGACAGCTGGAGGCGCAGACGCGCTTCTCCCGCAAGGAGCTGCAGATCCTCTACCGCGGCTTTAAGAAC GAATGCCCGAGTGGCGTCGTCAACGAGGAAACCTTCAAAGACATTTACGCCCAATTCTTCCCACAAGGAGGTTTGTGCTTTCCTTTAGTTGGCGTCGATATCCTTTTTCGAGCGACCGCTGttgattctctctctctctcagacgCGTCCACGTacgctcacttcctgttcaacgCCTTTGACACGGATCACAACGGCTCTGTGAGCTTTGAGGATTTTGTCATGGGACTTTCCATCCTCCTGCGGGGCACCATACAAGAGAAACTCAACTGGGCTTTCAACCTCTATGACATCAATAAAGATGGTTACATCACCAAAGAG GAGATGCTCGACATCATGAAGGCCATCTACGACATGATGGGCAAGTGCACGTACCCCGTGCTCAAAGAGGAGACTCCGCGCCAGCATGTGGAAGTATTCTTTCAG AAGATGGATAAGAACAAAGACGGCGTGGTGACCATAGACGAGTTCATCGACTGCTGCCAAAAT GATGAAAACATCATGCGCTCCATGCACCTCTTTGAAAACGTCCTTTAA
- the kcnip4a gene encoding Kv channel-interacting protein 4 isoform X5 — translation MGALMVIFSLQPKPQRRKPTDSVEDELELSAVRHRPEGLGQLEAQTRFSRKELQILYRGFKNECPSGVVNEETFKDIYAQFFPQGGLCFPLVGVDILFRATAVDSLSLSDASTYAHFLFNAFDTDHNGSVSFEDFVMGLSILLRGTIQEKLNWAFNLYDINKDGYITKEEMLDIMKAIYDMMGKCTYPVLKEETPRQHVEVFFQKMDKNKDGVVTIDEFIDCCQNDENIMRSMHLFENVL, via the exons ACAGCGTTGAAGACGAGTTGGAACTGTCAGCCGTGCGCCACCGGCCCGAAGGTTTGGGACAGCTGGAGGCGCAGACGCGCTTCTCCCGCAAGGAGCTGCAGATCCTCTACCGCGGCTTTAAGAAC GAATGCCCGAGTGGCGTCGTCAACGAGGAAACCTTCAAAGACATTTACGCCCAATTCTTCCCACAAGGAGGTTTGTGCTTTCCTTTAGTTGGCGTCGATATCCTTTTTCGAGCGACCGCTGttgattctctctctctctcagacgCGTCCACGTacgctcacttcctgttcaacgCCTTTGACACGGATCACAACGGCTCTGTGAGCTTTGAGGATTTTGTCATGGGACTTTCCATCCTCCTGCGGGGCACCATACAAGAGAAACTCAACTGGGCTTTCAACCTCTATGACATCAATAAAGATGGTTACATCACCAAAGAG GAGATGCTCGACATCATGAAGGCCATCTACGACATGATGGGCAAGTGCACGTACCCCGTGCTCAAAGAGGAGACTCCGCGCCAGCATGTGGAAGTATTCTTTCAG AAGATGGATAAGAACAAAGACGGCGTGGTGACCATAGACGAGTTCATCGACTGCTGCCAAAAT GATGAAAACATCATGCGCTCCATGCACCTCTTTGAAAACGTCCTTTAA
- the sec24d gene encoding protein transport protein Sec24D: MSQQGYVATPPYSQAQPGLGGYQGGFGPAPPQPHYGHYGGAPQAFAPPPTAVLKSPAASGPGLLLPPGSGPYSPNSQQNGAHLQRYPPATYGQPPQSSYNSMASSAPPPPMQLTNQMSGMNLGNYGPVQSSPSATSPMAQQPFQGPPTPVAAQQLPMQPPMQPQMAPPTSMSMGRPYPGPPPPAAPGGFHQPGPGPAGPPGYPQQAGPFMGGHMAGPQPGGFPAGLGPQAGPPQKKLDLDSIPSTTQVIENDQARHGGQVFSTNIRGQVPPLVTTNFTVQDQGHASPRFIRCTTYSLPCTAELAKQCQVPLACIVKPFAHLPKNEAPLYLVNHGESGPIRCNRCKAYMCPYMQFLDGGRRFQCAFCSCVNEVPVFYFQHLDHMGRRVDFYERAELSLGSYEMVATLDYCKNNKPPKPPAYIFMIDVSYNNIKSGLVRLICDELKTLLDKLPKEEGAESSAIKVGFATYGKTLHFYNVKSSLSQPQMLVVSDMAEMYVPLPDGFLVDFQESRALVCNLLNQIPDMFTETNESETVFAPIIQAGVEAFKEADCSGKLFIFHSSMPTAEAPGKLKNRDDKKLVNTEKEKTLFQPVKGTYEQLSKDCVAQGCCVDLFLFPNQYVDVATMADVPSHTGGSVFKYNNFQVDTDAEHFLRDLRKEVQKSIGFDAVMRVRTSTGFRATDFFGAIHMNNTTDVEMAAVDCDKAVTVEFKHDDALGEETGAFLQCALLYTTVGGQRRLRILNLGLNCSSHLSELYKSCETDALVNFFAKSAYRAILNQPLKNVRDILVNQTAHMLACYRKNCASASVASQLILPDAMKVFPVYMNSLMKTAPLTGSTELPTDDRAHQRLAVMAMAVEDTQLLLYPRLIPLHNMDIGSEVPPTPVRCSEERLADDGVFLLENGHALFLWLGQASPPDVIQGLFNVPSLAHLQAHMCVLPELDNPLSKKVRSIINDHLEKRPRSMKLHIVRQKDKPEMMFRQFLVEDKGLHGGTSYMDFLCHVHREIRQLLT, translated from the exons ATGAGTCAACAGGGTTACGTTGCCACTCCCCCGTACTCTCAGGCCCAGCCGGGGTTGGGGGGCTACCAAGGTGGATTTGGACCCGCTCCTCCACAGCCTCACTATGGACACTACGGAGGAGCACCACAGGCGTTTGCGCCGCCTCCTACAG CTGTGCTGAAATCACCGGCGGCCTCGGGTCCTGGCCTGCTTCTACCTCCCGGGTCAGGTCCTTACAGTCCAAACAGCCAGCAGAATGGAGCTCATCTGCAAAG GTACCCCCCAGCCACTTACGGGCAACCCCCACAGTCGTCGTACAACAGCATGGCCTCTTCAGCCCCGCCTCCACCGATGCAGCTCACAAATCAGATGAGCGGCATGAACTTGGGCAACTATG GGCCCGTTCAGAGCTCCCCATCCGCGACGAGCCCCATGGCCCAGCAGCCTTTCCAGGGACCCCCCACTCCAGTTGCCGCGCAGCAGCTCCCCATGCAGCCCCCCATGCAGCCCCAGATGGCCCCGCCGACGAGCATGTCCATGGGCCGACCCTACCCCGGACCGCCTCCTCCTGCAGCTCCCGGAGGGTTCCATCAGCCTGGACCCGGGCCTGCTGGTCCACCTGGATACCCGCAACAAGCAG GTCCGTTTATGGGTGGCCACATGGCAGGACCGCAGCcaggaggtttccctgctggaTTGGGCCCACAAGCTGGTCCGCCCCAGAAGAAACTGGATTTGGACTCCATCCCAAGCACT ACACAAGTGATTGAGAACGACCAAGCCAGACACGGAGGACAAGTCTTCAGCACCAACATCCGAGGACAAGTCCCACCTCTGGTCACCACCAACTTCACCGTGCAAGACCAAG GCCACGCCAGTCCCAGGTTCATCCGCTGCACCACATACTCTTTACCGTGTACCGCCGAGCTGGCCAAACAGTGCCAGGTGCCCCTGGCGTGCATTGTCAAACCGTTTGCTCATTTGCCAAAGAATGAG GCGCCGTTGTACCTGGTGAACCACGGCGAAAGCGGTCCCATCCGCTGCAACCGATGCAAGGCCTACATGTGCCCCTACATGCAGTTCCTCGACGGCGGCCGCCGCTTCCAGTGCGCTTTCTGCAGCTGCGTCAATGAAG TGCCCGTCTTCTACTTCCAACATCTGGATCACATGGGCCGGCGGGTGGACTTTTACGAGCGGGCGGAGCTGTCGCTGGGATCCTACGAGATGGTCGCCACGCTGGACTACTGCAAG AACAACAAGCCTCCCAAGCCGCCCGCCTACATCTTCATGATCGACGTGTCCTACAACAACATCAAGAGCGGACTGGTCAGGCTCATTTGCGACGAGCTCAAGACGCTGCTGGACAAGCTGCCCAA GGAGGAGGGTGCCGAAAGCTCGGCCATCAAGGTGGGCTTCGCCACCTACGGCAAGACGCTCCACTTCTACAACGTCAAGAGCTCGCTGTCGCAGCCGCAGATGTTGGTGGTGTCCGACATGGCCGAGATGTACGTGCCGCTTCCCGACGGCTTCCTGGTCGACTTCCAAGAGTCCCGGGCGCTCGTCTGCAA CCTCCTGAACCAGATCCCCGACATGTTCACGGAAACCAACGAGAGCGAAACGGTCTTTGCTCCCATCATCCAAGCTGGGGTGGAGGCGTTCAAG GAAGCGGACTGCAGCGGCAAGCTCTTCATCTTCCACTCGTCCATGCCCACCGCGGAAGCTCCCGGAAAGCTGAAGAACAGGGACGACAAAAAGCTGGTCAACACCGAAAAAGAGAAGACGCTGTTCCAGCCCGTGAAGGGGACGTACGAGCAGCTGTCCAAGGACTGCGTGGCTCAGGGTTGCTGCGTGGACCTCTTCCTCTTCCCCAACCAGTACGTGGACGTGGCCACCATGGCGGACGTGCCGTCGCACACCGGCGGCTCGGTCTTTAAGTACAACAACTTCCAG GTGGACACGGACGCCGAGCACTTCCTgagagacctgaggaaggaagTGCAGAAGAGCATCGGGTTTGATGCCGTCATGCGTGTTCGGACCAGTACAG GCTTCCGAGCCACCGACTTCTTCGGCGCCATCCACATGAACAACACCACCGACGTGGAGATGGCGGCGGTGGACTGCGACAAGGCCGTGACGGTGGAGTTCAAGCACGACGACGCGCTCGGCGAGGAGACGGGCGCCTTCCTCCAG TGCGCCTTGCTGTACACCACGGTGGGCGGGCAGCGGCGTCTGCGCATCCTCAACCTCGGCCTCAACTGCAGCTCGCACTTGTCCGAGCTCTACAAGAGCTGCGAGACGGACGCGCTGGTTAACTTCTTCGCCAAATCCG CCTATCGCGCCATCCTCAACCAGCCGCTGAAGAACGTGCGGGACATCCTGGTCAACCAGACGGCACACATGCTGGCCTGCTACAGGAAGAACTGCGCCAGCGCCTCGGTCGCCAGCCAG CTGATCCTGCCGGACGCCATGAAGGTGTTCCCGGTCTACATGAACAGCCTGATGAAAACGGCCCCCCTGACCGGCAGCACGGAGCTGCCGACGGACGATCGCGCCCATCAGAGGCTCGCCGTCATGGCCATGGCGGTGGAGGACACCCAGCTGCTGCTCTACCCACGCCTCATCCCGCTG CACAACATGGACATCGGCAGCGAGGTCCCGCCCACGCCGGTTCGCTGCTCCGAGGAGCGGCTGGCGGACGACGGCGTGTTTCTGCTGGAGAACGGGCACGCCTTGTTTCTGTGGCTGGGTCAAGCCAGCCCACCGGACGTGATCCAGGGCCTCTTCAACGTGCCTTCGCTCGCCCACCTGCAGGCTCACATG TGTGTCCTGCCGGAGCTAGACAACCCGCTATCCAAGAAGGTCCGATCCATCATTAATGACCATCTGGAAAAGAGGCCCAGATCTATGAAG CTTCACATTGTGAGGCAGAAGGACAAGCCGGAAATGATGTTCCGCCAATTCCTGGTGGAAGACAAAGGCCTGCACGGCGGCACCTCCTACATGGACTTCCTTTGCCACGTTCACCGGGAGATTAGACAACTTCTcacctaa